The Numida meleagris isolate 19003 breed g44 Domestic line chromosome 12, NumMel1.0, whole genome shotgun sequence genome includes a window with the following:
- the YIPF5 gene encoding protein YIPF5, translated as MSGFDSFNTEFFQTSYSIDEQAQPYEYGGGRPYGRQYGGYDYSQQSGFVPPEMMQQQPYTGQIYQPTQTYTPTSAQSFYGSNFEDEPPLLEELGINFDHIWQKTLTVLHPLKVADGSIMNETDLAGPMVFCLAFGATLLLAGKIQFGYVYGISAIGCLGMFCLLNLMSMTGVSFGCVASVLGYCLLPMILLSTFAIVFSLQGVMGIILTAGIIGWCSFSASKIFISALAMEGQQLLVAYPCALLYGVFALISVF; from the exons ATGTCCGGGTTCGACAGCTTCAACACGGAGTTCTTCCAGACCAGCTACAGCATCGACGAGCAGGCGCAGCCCTACGAGTACGGCGGCGGGAGGCCCTACGGCAG GCAGTATGGAGGCTACGACTACTCTCAACAAAGTGGATTTGTCCCTCCCGAGatgatgcagcagcagccttaCACAGGGCAGATTTACCAGCCAACACAGACATATACTCCAACTTCAGCACAGTCGTTCTATGGAAGTAATTTCGAGGATGAGCCTCCTCTATTAGAAG AACTGGGGATCAATTTTGACCACATCTGGCAGAAGACACTAACAGTTCTGCACCCATTAAAAGTAGCAGATGGCAGCATCATGAATGAGACTGACCTGGCTGGACCAATGGTCTTCTGTCTAGCTTTTGGAGCCACGTTGTTACTG GCTGGTAAAATTCAGTTTGGCTACGTGTATGGAATAAGTGCAATTGGATGCTTAGGGATGTTTTGTCTCCTGAACCTGATGAGCATGACGGGTGTCTCGTTTGGCTGCGTCGCCAGTGTCCTTGGATACTGTCTTCTTCCCATGATCCTGCTCTCCACTTTCGCCATTGTATTTTCATTGCA GGGAGTGATGGGAATTATACTCACGGCTGGGATCATTGGCTGGtgcagcttttctgcttccaaaatctttatttctgcCTTAGCAATGGAAGGACAGCAACTTCTAGTAGCATATCCCTGTGCTTTATTGTATGGGGTCTTTGCTCtcatttctgtgttctga